One window of Candidatus Chlorobium masyuteum genomic DNA carries:
- a CDS encoding P-II family nitrogen regulator gives MKKIEAIIRTSQYEELKQALHNIDIDFFTWWEVTGQGNDTKFKKEIYRGSIRETSLISRRLLSIVVRDINLEKTIECILKHAKTGEFGDGKIFVSEITTAYRIRTGECGEESLFIKDSSLHECDLR, from the coding sequence ATGAAAAAAATTGAGGCTATCATTCGGACAAGCCAGTATGAAGAGTTGAAACAAGCTCTCCACAATATCGATATTGATTTCTTTACCTGGTGGGAGGTTACGGGACAGGGTAATGACACAAAATTCAAAAAAGAAATCTATCGGGGAAGTATCAGAGAGACGTCGCTCATTTCCAGGCGATTACTGTCAATCGTTGTGCGCGACATTAATTTGGAGAAAACAATCGAGTGTATTTTAAAGCACGCGAAAACCGGAGAGTTCGGAGACGGCAAAATCTTTGTCTCGGAGATTACTACAGCCTACAGAATCCGAACGGGTGAATGCGGTGAGGAGTCTCTTTTCATCAAAGACTCTTCATTACATGAATGTGATTTGCGTTAA